In the genome of Bremerella sp. P1, the window CCAGCGCGACTTCCTGAAAGCGATCGAAGAACGAGGACGCCCGGTGGCCGACATTGAACAAGGCCATATCTCGACCGCCAGCTGCATTCTGGCCAACATGTCCCTGCAGCTACGCCGTAGCTTGGCGTGGGATATCGAAGCCGGCAAGGTCAAGGGAGATGACGAAGCGAATCAGCTGCTGGCTCGCGAGTACCGAGGTGACTGGGTGCACCCGACGGTTGAGAATGTGTAGGCATCAGGTGATGCGATTCTCGAAGCGATCGACAAAAAAAGGCCTCGAAACAAGCTCGAGGCCTTTCGTCGTTTTCTAACCAGTGGATTGGCGAGTCGCTTACTCCGACGCGAGCGCAATGTCATGCGTGTTGCTGCCGGCTTCGACTTGAATCACTTCGATTTCTTCCCAGTAGGTCTTGGGAAGATTGGCCATCGGATTCTTCGGTGGTGGTCCGATGGGTTGGCCATTAGGACCGATCTCGGGCATTGGTGCTTCAACCGAGCCGGGGATCAGCTTAACCGAGTGCTCGCCAGGCTGGATGCCGGTTTTGTTGAACGAGAACTGCGCCTCGTAATGTCCGTCGGCATCGGTCTGAGCATAGGAAGGAGAGCCTCCAGCCGCGGTGGGCGAAAA includes:
- a CDS encoding Ig-like domain-containing protein; its protein translation is MQILRALGLSKLLAVALLAAAAGCGGSGLPSLTGTVTIDGKPAPAGVAIQFSPTAAGGSPSYAQTDADGHYEAQFSFNKTGIQPGEHSVKLIPGSVEAPMPEIGPNGQPIGPPPKNPMANLPKTYWEEIEVIQVEAGSNTHDIALASE